The Maridesulfovibrio salexigens DSM 2638 region CTATGCCAAGAGCTTCCGGCATCATATGGCTGGTGCCTTCGGGCAGGTATACGCTGGTTCCACGGTTCATGACCGCTTGATCAAGAGCGGAGCCGAAATCCCAGTCCATACAGGGACGGGCAAGTGCAATGGTCAGGGTGTATCCACCATCTTCGCGCCTTTTGAGGTTGAAGGCGTCATCAATGTCTTTTGTGGTCGCGGAGTCAATGCTGCGCATGGGCAATGGACAGGGATCGCCTGCTTTTGTCTCCACAGCTTTGACCAGTCTGTCGATTTCATCTTTGTGTGCAGCGGACCAGCTGTCATCAAAAACGTACTCCGCTTCATCCAGCAGGTAGTTGTGATGAGGATGTACTATTCCCCAGCCTTGAGCCAGCAGAAGCGGTAAGTGGGGGTGATCGGGCAGTCCTTTACGTAGAGCAGACCACATCTTATTTGATTTGTCTTCGTTCAGGCCGGCAACTCTGTCCATAAGAAATGATTTCAGACCTTCTGCTATTTCGTCGGACATATCCGGAATCTGGTCCGGTCTGATTTTTCCGCCGGATTCACGGGCGGTCCAGATTTTCTTGAAGAGATCCTGCCCGACACTCATGATTTCTTCATGAGCCTTTTCTTCCGCCTGCTGCTGAAGGCGGAGTTCCACTTTTTCTTTAGTGTAGATAATAAATTCAGGCGGCTGAAATTTGAAATGGGTTTTAGCTGCGATCATAGCCCTGCCGAGGGCGGAAATATGATCTGCATCCGGTTCTTCCCAGAGAAGACCAGCAAACCAGTTCAGGGGAGCTTTTTCAACTTCTCCCTGAGCCAGATCCCAGATTTCCATGGTATCAAGTCCGGCTTGAAGTTCGCCTCTTTTTTCCTGATGGGCGACCATGTAGTCGAGCATTTCCTGCCGGGAGGCAGAAGCGGAATATTGCGGTCCTACCCAAGGGAGTACCCGTGCAGCGGGCATCTTGGTTTCGCGCTTGTTGATGGTATAGAGCTTGAGCTTTCCGGATTGCTCTTCCATGACAAATGCCAGTTGCGGCTGGTTGCCATGCATGAATTCTACAATATTTCCGGGCGCTACGTAACGTCCTTCCTTAAATAGGGACATGTAAATCCTTCCGGGAATTGCTGTGTTTGCCGATACAGTAAACGTTTCCCGCTTTCCGCCTGCTCGTTATGAAGCGGAAGTAATGTTCTAACTTGCTAAGTCTAAAAAAAAATAAACCCCGAATGTCTCACCACGACATCCGGGCATTCTTAACATAAATGTTTAATTATTGAAATGGCAGGCCTGCGCTAAAATTTTTGCCAAATAATTTGTCTAAACGACGAAGCCAAATAAAAGTTTTGAAAGGATGGGGTCTGGGGAAGGAAAGCTTTTTCAAAAGTTTTCCTTCCCCAGCCGCCGGAGGCATAAAATTAATGCTTAAAAGAGCGCTGGCCGGTGAAGACCATGGCAACCTGAGGTGAGGCTTCGTTGGTAGCCTGAATCACTTCGTGGTCGCGGATGGAGCCGCCGGGCTGTGCGATAGCGGTGATACCCTGAGCCATGCACAGGTCTACGCCGTCGCGGAAGGGGAAGAAGCCGTCGGAAACCAGAACGGAACCTTTGAGTCCGCCTTTGGCTTCCACTGCGGCCTGTTCGATTTCAGCGAGATCTTTGGCTGCCTGCTCGTCTTTGAGAGCTTTGAGCTTCAGTTCGAAAAGGGACATCTGGAATTTTTCAAAGCAGAGTCCGTCAGCGTACTTGATGCGCGCCTTGGTGACAGCCAGTTCCACGCAACCTACGCGGTCCTGCTCACCGGTACCGATGGCAGTGGTTACGCCGTCTTTGGCAAAAATTACAGAGTTGGAGGTTACGCCTGCTTCAACTGCCCATGCGAAGAGCATGTCGTCCATTTCCTGCTTGGAAGGAGCGCGGGAAGAGAAGGTGGAACCGTCTTTCTCTGCTGTTGCGGGGATGAAATCTTCTGCATCGAGAATGCGGTTGCGGAAAGAAAACTGCACAACCATGCCGCCGTCCATAAGGGA contains the following coding sequences:
- a CDS encoding ribonuclease catalytic domain-containing protein — protein: MSLFKEGRYVAPGNIVEFMHGNQPQLAFVMEEQSGKLKLYTINKRETKMPAARVLPWVGPQYSASASRQEMLDYMVAHQEKRGELQAGLDTMEIWDLAQGEVEKAPLNWFAGLLWEEPDADHISALGRAMIAAKTHFKFQPPEFIIYTKEKVELRLQQQAEEKAHEEIMSVGQDLFKKIWTARESGGKIRPDQIPDMSDEIAEGLKSFLMDRVAGLNEDKSNKMWSALRKGLPDHPHLPLLLAQGWGIVHPHHNYLLDEAEYVFDDSWSAAHKDEIDRLVKAVETKAGDPCPLPMRSIDSATTKDIDDAFNLKRREDGGYTLTIALARPCMDWDFGSALDQAVMNRGTSVYLPEGTSHMMPEALGIGAFSLFSGEVRPALVTTFELDEHGILQSVTPHISWVKITDNSTYLAVEQMLEEGSDDEMTLAFELSEKLLQERIKHGAIVIRRPEPELSLQGWPQQTKVLMSAKEKTTRADQIISEFMILANSGLGKFAEENDFPLLYRTQDIALPSDLSGIVTEPHEIYMRVRQMVPPQMDTVPKKHATLAVSGYSPITSPLRRYADFINMAQLCHYLVEEQPKWDTDELKSLAENLQLRLQSVIKIQRFRPRYWKLLYLAQNRKGWHHAVVVDDNGPLATLAMPEIQINVRVPRPMLGDKLYPGQGFQIRFNKIDPLTNELRVVEAMEE